From one Streptomyces sp. CA-210063 genomic stretch:
- the fbaA gene encoding class II fructose-bisphosphate aldolase: MPIATPEVYNEMLDRAKAGKFAYPAINVTSTQTLHAALRGFAEAESDGIVQISTGGAEFLGGQYSKDMVTGSVALAEFAHIVAEKYPVTVALHTDHCPKDKLDGYVRPLLAVSEERVARGENPLFQSHMWDGSAETLADNLSIAQELLGRAAAAKIILEVEITPTGGEEDGVSHEINDSLYTTVDDAVRTAEALGLGEKGRYLLAASFGNVHGVYKPGNVVLRPDLLKELNEGVAARFGKASPFDFVFHGGSGSTEEEIRTALENGVVKMNIDTDTQYAFTRPVADHMFKNYDGVLKVDGEVGSKKTYDPRTWGKLAEASMAARVLEACGNLRSAGTKIK; encoded by the coding sequence ATGCCCATCGCAACCCCCGAGGTCTACAACGAGATGCTCGACCGGGCGAAGGCAGGCAAGTTCGCCTACCCGGCCATCAACGTGACCTCGACCCAGACGCTGCACGCCGCCCTGCGTGGCTTCGCGGAGGCGGAGAGCGACGGCATCGTCCAGATCTCGACCGGCGGTGCCGAGTTCCTGGGCGGCCAGTACAGCAAGGACATGGTGACGGGTTCCGTCGCCCTGGCCGAGTTCGCGCACATCGTGGCCGAGAAGTACCCCGTCACGGTCGCCCTGCACACGGACCACTGTCCGAAGGACAAGCTGGACGGCTACGTACGTCCGCTGCTGGCGGTGTCGGAGGAGCGCGTCGCGCGCGGCGAGAACCCTCTCTTCCAGTCCCACATGTGGGACGGCTCGGCCGAGACCCTCGCCGACAACCTCTCCATCGCCCAGGAGCTCCTCGGCCGCGCCGCCGCCGCGAAGATCATCCTCGAGGTCGAGATCACCCCGACCGGTGGCGAGGAGGACGGCGTCTCCCACGAGATCAACGACTCCCTCTACACGACGGTCGACGACGCGGTCCGTACGGCCGAGGCGCTGGGCCTGGGCGAGAAGGGCCGCTACCTGCTGGCCGCGTCCTTCGGCAACGTCCACGGCGTCTACAAGCCGGGCAACGTCGTCCTGCGCCCCGACCTCCTCAAGGAGCTGAACGAGGGCGTCGCCGCCCGCTTCGGCAAGGCGTCCCCCTTCGACTTCGTCTTCCACGGCGGCTCCGGCTCCACCGAGGAGGAGATCCGCACCGCCCTGGAGAACGGCGTCGTCAAGATGAACATCGACACCGACACCCAGTACGCCTTCACGCGTCCGGTCGCCGACCACATGTTCAAGAACTACGACGGCGTCCTGAAGGTCGACGGCGAGGTCGGCTCCAAGAAGACCTACGACCCCCGCACCTGGGGCAAGCTCGCGGAGGCGTCGATGGCCGCCCGCGTGCTCGAGGCCTGCGGCAACCTGCGCTCGGCGGGCACGAAGATCAAGTAA
- a CDS encoding tryptophan 2,3-dioxygenase family protein: protein MSHPAQPHEASEPETPHLDFQGTTPYEDYVQADVLTHLQHPLSEDPGEMVFLVTTQVMELWFTVIVHEWETATTAIRGDDVPTARDALKRSVRELEALNASWKPLGQLTPAQFNSYRAALGEGSGFQSAMYRRMEFLLGEKSASMLVPHRGAPRVHAELEKALHEPSLYDEVLRLLARRGHAIPESVVRRDVSQRYEPSPEVEEAWTEVYSGDPDHDLARLGEALTDVAELVWRWRNDHLVATRRAMGAKAGTGGSAGVAWLEKRARKNVFPELWTARSHV from the coding sequence ATGTCCCATCCGGCTCAGCCCCACGAGGCTTCGGAGCCCGAGACTCCGCATCTCGACTTCCAGGGCACGACCCCGTACGAGGACTACGTGCAGGCGGACGTCCTCACCCACCTCCAGCACCCCCTCTCCGAGGACCCCGGAGAAATGGTCTTCCTGGTGACGACCCAGGTCATGGAGCTGTGGTTCACCGTCATCGTCCACGAGTGGGAGACCGCGACCACCGCGATCCGGGGCGACGACGTACCGACGGCGAGGGACGCGCTGAAGCGTTCCGTACGCGAGCTGGAGGCCCTGAACGCCTCCTGGAAGCCCCTCGGCCAGCTCACCCCCGCCCAGTTCAACTCCTACCGCGCCGCCCTCGGCGAGGGCTCCGGCTTCCAGTCGGCGATGTACCGCCGTATGGAGTTCCTGCTCGGCGAGAAGTCCGCCTCCATGCTCGTACCGCACCGGGGCGCCCCGCGCGTCCACGCCGAACTGGAGAAGGCGCTGCACGAGCCGAGCCTCTACGACGAGGTACTACGGCTCCTGGCCCGCCGCGGCCACGCGATCCCCGAGTCCGTCGTACGCCGTGACGTCTCCCAGCGCTACGAGCCGTCCCCCGAGGTCGAGGAGGCGTGGACCGAGGTGTACTCCGGCGACCCGGACCACGACCTCGCCCGCCTCGGCGAGGCGCTGACCGACGTCGCCGAACTCGTCTGGCGCTGGCGCAACGACCACCTCGTCGCCACCCGCCGCGCGATGGGCGCCAAGGCCGGCACGGGCGGCTCCGCCGGCGTGGCCTGGCTGGAGAAGCGTGCCCGCAAGAACGTCTTCCCCGAGCTGTGGACGGCGCGCTCCCATGTCTGA
- a CDS encoding MFS transporter, which produces MAEVRLASAQGKWILLTTVLGSSMALLDSTVVNVALPRIGLDLDADLAALQWTVNAYMLTLAGLILLGGALGDRFGRRKVFVVGVVWFAAASLLCGIAPNGEVLIAARALQGVGGALLTPGSLALIQASFHPDDRAKAVGLWSGFGGMGAAVGPFVGGWLVDGPGWRWVFFLNVPLALLCVPIAARHVPESADGRSHDRGFDILGAVLGAASLAFITYALIEADAGSVAVVLTALAGVATAVAFVHVERHRPDPMMPPEIFASRQFTAVNIVTLFVYAAFGGFFFLAALQLQVVSGYSALGAGTALLPITVLMLLLSARAGALGERIGPRIPLTVGPLLCAAGVLLMLRVGPDASYTTDVLPALLVMGLGMVTLVAPLTATVLASVPTDHAGLASGINNAAARAAGLIAVAALPLIAGMGPEAYRSPTQFDQAFNTAMLACAAALLAASALSYATVRRPAPDCHHPECRTHGCVTAPPLEATKPGDPESKERRHP; this is translated from the coding sequence ATGGCCGAAGTACGCCTGGCCTCCGCCCAGGGCAAATGGATCCTCCTGACCACGGTGCTCGGCTCCAGCATGGCCTTGCTGGACTCGACGGTCGTCAACGTCGCCCTCCCCCGCATCGGCCTCGACCTGGACGCCGACCTCGCGGCCCTCCAGTGGACCGTGAACGCGTACATGCTCACCCTCGCCGGCCTGATCCTCCTCGGCGGCGCGTTGGGCGACCGCTTCGGCCGCCGCAAGGTGTTCGTGGTCGGCGTGGTCTGGTTCGCCGCGGCCTCACTCCTCTGCGGCATCGCCCCGAACGGCGAAGTACTGATCGCCGCCCGAGCCCTCCAGGGCGTGGGCGGCGCACTCCTCACCCCGGGCTCCCTCGCCCTCATCCAGGCGTCGTTCCACCCCGACGACAGGGCGAAGGCGGTGGGCCTGTGGTCCGGCTTCGGCGGCATGGGCGCGGCCGTCGGCCCGTTCGTCGGCGGCTGGCTGGTCGACGGCCCCGGCTGGCGCTGGGTGTTCTTCCTGAACGTCCCCCTGGCCCTCCTCTGCGTCCCCATCGCCGCCCGCCACGTACCGGAGTCGGCGGACGGCCGCAGCCACGACCGAGGCTTCGACATCCTGGGCGCCGTGCTCGGCGCCGCGTCCCTGGCCTTCATCACGTACGCGCTGATCGAGGCCGACGCGGGCTCGGTGGCGGTCGTACTCACCGCACTGGCCGGTGTGGCGACGGCCGTGGCCTTCGTCCACGTCGAACGCCACCGCCCCGACCCGATGATGCCCCCGGAGATCTTCGCGTCCCGCCAGTTCACGGCGGTCAACATCGTCACCCTGTTCGTGTACGCGGCCTTCGGCGGCTTCTTCTTCCTCGCCGCCCTCCAGCTCCAGGTCGTCTCCGGCTACTCGGCCCTGGGCGCCGGCACGGCGCTGCTCCCCATCACCGTGCTGATGCTGCTCCTCTCCGCCCGCGCGGGCGCCCTCGGCGAACGCATCGGCCCTCGCATCCCCCTCACCGTCGGCCCCCTGCTGTGCGCGGCGGGCGTCCTGCTGATGCTCCGCGTGGGCCCCGACGCCTCGTACACGACGGACGTCCTCCCCGCCCTCCTGGTCATGGGCCTGGGCATGGTCACGCTCGTGGCCCCCCTGACCGCCACCGTCCTGGCCTCCGTCCCCACCGACCACGCCGGTCTGGCCAGCGGCATCAACAACGCCGCCGCCCGGGCGGCCGGCCTCATCGCCGTAGCCGCGCTCCCCCTGATCGCCGGCATGGGCCCCGAGGCATACCGCTCACCCACCCAGTTCGACCAGGCCTTCAACACCGCCATGCTCGCCTGCGCGGCCGCCCTCCTGGCCGCTTCCGCCCTCTCCTACGCAACCGTCCGCCGCCCCGCCCCCGACTGCCACCACCCCGAATGCCGCACCCACGGCTGCGTAACGGCCCCACCCCTGGAAGCCACGAAGCCGGGAGACCCCGAGAGCAAAGAGCGGCGACACCCTTAG
- a CDS encoding alpha/beta hydrolase family protein, giving the protein MIATAVVAPVSAAARPRIPAPPPASLAPLTPTTLRSTYEANRANAAEAARMAEAHGDRSRAATDRWMAAPARQLLSFDGRGPGQAVEVLGDLLKADHIAVLVPGSDTSLDTYDRFHKAALALHDRTGPDTALIAWLGYETPGTISTTVLTPTRAEQAAPHLRTFLRELRGLSGDSTSIALLCHSYGSVVCARAATDLKNVVDDMALIGSPGTGVDSAAALHTSARVWAARGTEDWIAMVPHSRTDLFGTTLGFGPDPTSPSYGAHVFTAGPAGHSDYFTPNSTALKNLAHIAQGTRSEAPHA; this is encoded by the coding sequence CTGATCGCCACGGCCGTAGTCGCCCCCGTCTCCGCCGCGGCCAGGCCCCGGATCCCGGCCCCGCCCCCGGCCTCGCTCGCCCCGCTGACCCCGACGACACTCCGGTCGACATACGAGGCCAACCGCGCGAACGCCGCAGAGGCGGCCCGCATGGCCGAAGCCCACGGCGACCGAAGCCGAGCCGCGACGGACCGGTGGATGGCGGCGCCCGCCCGACAACTCCTGTCGTTCGACGGCCGAGGCCCGGGCCAGGCGGTAGAAGTCCTGGGTGACCTGCTGAAGGCCGACCACATAGCGGTCCTGGTCCCGGGCTCGGACACCAGCCTGGACACCTACGACCGCTTCCACAAAGCCGCACTGGCCTTGCACGACCGCACGGGCCCGGACACAGCGTTGATCGCCTGGCTCGGCTACGAGACACCCGGAACGATCAGCACGACGGTCCTGACCCCCACCCGCGCGGAACAGGCGGCCCCTCACCTCCGCACGTTCCTACGCGAACTCCGAGGTCTGTCGGGCGACTCCACCAGCATCGCCCTCCTCTGCCACTCCTACGGCTCGGTCGTCTGCGCCCGCGCAGCCACCGACCTGAAGAACGTCGTCGACGACATGGCCCTGATCGGCAGCCCCGGCACAGGTGTGGACAGCGCGGCCGCCCTGCACACCTCGGCACGCGTATGGGCGGCCCGAGGCACCGAGGACTGGATCGCGATGGTCCCCCACTCCCGCACCGACCTCTTCGGGACCACCCTCGGCTTCGGCCCCGACCCCACCTCCCCCTCCTACGGCGCCCACGTCTTCACCGCAGGCCCCGCCGGCCACAGCGACTACTTCACCCCCAACTCCACCGCCCTCAAGAACCTCGCCCACATAGCCCAAGGCACCCGCTCGGAGGCACCCCATGCGTAA
- the pyrE gene encoding orotate phosphoribosyltransferase, producing the protein MTDVDVRGSLLQQIKDKAVVHGKVTLSSGLEADYYVDLRRVTLDGEAAPLVGQVLLDLTADLDFDAVGGLTMGADPVAGAMLHAAAARGRRLDAFVVRKAAKAHGMQRRVEGPDIAGRRVLVVEDTSTTGGSPLTAVEAVREAGAEVVAVATIVDRATGAAEKIEQGAGVPYRFAFSKDELGLD; encoded by the coding sequence ATGACTGACGTGGACGTACGCGGCTCGCTGCTGCAGCAGATCAAGGACAAGGCCGTGGTGCACGGCAAGGTGACCCTGTCGTCGGGTCTGGAGGCGGACTACTACGTCGACCTGCGCCGCGTCACCCTCGACGGCGAGGCCGCCCCGCTGGTCGGGCAGGTGCTGCTCGACCTGACCGCCGACCTCGACTTCGACGCGGTCGGCGGTCTCACGATGGGCGCCGACCCCGTGGCCGGCGCGATGCTGCACGCGGCCGCCGCGCGCGGCAGGCGGCTCGACGCGTTCGTCGTCCGCAAGGCGGCCAAGGCGCACGGTATGCAGCGCCGGGTCGAGGGGCCGGACATCGCGGGCCGCCGGGTCCTCGTCGTCGAGGACACCTCCACCACCGGCGGCTCCCCGCTGACCGCCGTCGAGGCCGTGCGTGAGGCCGGCGCGGAGGTCGTCGCCGTCGCCACGATCGTCGACCGGGCGACCGGCGCCGCCGAGAAGATCGAGCAGGGCGCCGGTGTCCCGTACCGGTTCGCGTTCTCGAAGGACGAACTGGGACTCGACTGA
- a CDS encoding aldose epimerase family protein, which translates to MSSEEITLAAGDAEAVLAPGNGGRVAGLRVGGVELLRQGERFGSFPMVPWCGRVRDGRFLSGGTVQQMPLNAPPHAIHGTTREGPWRVARLGDTEAVLTYDLVDPWPYPGRVTQVVTLTPDALTLAMSVEAHDSSFPAQIGWHPWFNRNLAGGVEDGGDVRIDFAPAWQEERGADHLPTGSRLDPKPGPWDDCFGMPGGVDVTLIWPGRLELKVTSREEWVVVYDEQAEAVCVEPQTGPPNGLNTHPRLVTPIDPLEATTTWTWRRL; encoded by the coding sequence GTGAGTAGCGAAGAGATCACGTTGGCCGCGGGTGACGCGGAGGCGGTGCTGGCGCCGGGCAACGGCGGGCGGGTGGCGGGCCTGCGGGTCGGTGGGGTCGAACTGCTGCGGCAGGGAGAGCGGTTCGGCAGCTTCCCGATGGTGCCGTGGTGCGGCCGGGTCCGCGACGGCCGTTTCCTCAGCGGCGGCACCGTACAGCAGATGCCCCTCAACGCCCCGCCCCACGCCATCCACGGCACGACCCGCGAGGGACCGTGGCGGGTGGCGCGCCTCGGCGACACCGAGGCCGTCCTCACGTACGACCTCGTCGACCCCTGGCCCTACCCCGGCCGCGTCACCCAGGTGGTGACGCTCACCCCGGACGCCCTCACCCTCGCCATGTCCGTGGAGGCGCACGACTCCTCCTTCCCGGCCCAGATCGGCTGGCACCCCTGGTTCAACCGGAACCTGGCGGGCGGCGTGGAGGACGGGGGAGACGTACGGATCGACTTCGCGCCCGCCTGGCAGGAGGAGCGCGGCGCGGACCACCTGCCCACCGGCAGCCGTCTCGACCCGAAGCCCGGCCCCTGGGACGACTGCTTCGGCATGCCCGGCGGCGTCGACGTCACCCTCATCTGGCCGGGCCGGCTGGAGCTGAAGGTCACCTCCCGCGAGGAGTGGGTCGTGGTCTACGACGAACAGGCGGAGGCCGTGTGCGTCGAACCGCAGACCGGCCCGCCCAACGGCCTCAACACCCACCCCCGTCTGGTCACTCCCATCGACCCCCTGGAAGCCACGACCACGTGGACCTGGCGGCGGCTGTAA
- a CDS encoding SRPBCC family protein: MEHEVFVPVPVGRLREALSDPERVARAVPGLQQDAGTTPVAGRLKVRIAGHTITYRGTLRVTARSDGSYAIEGDATEARGTGSAELTLTLRLVPAAEGTTLAFAGTATADGRVSELPPESVASAMTRLLGRFAENLGAEAEREDGPEPEPAPEPETAETAETAEPTGAAEPAGATETPDAPDAPEASEVSEVSEATDAFEAEVPPPAPDPFGEDDFVAGGEPPAEAAHARRTMIGRSAEEVDHAPPRGRYAPVPAPETVSASATLRWAAPAAALVVASAIIVSRALRKRR, translated from the coding sequence ATGGAGCATGAGGTGTTCGTTCCGGTTCCCGTCGGCCGCCTCCGGGAGGCGCTGTCCGACCCCGAGCGGGTGGCCCGAGCGGTCCCCGGGCTCCAGCAGGACGCGGGCACCACACCCGTCGCCGGACGCCTGAAGGTACGTATCGCCGGCCACACGATCACCTACCGCGGCACCCTCCGCGTCACCGCCCGGTCCGACGGCTCCTACGCCATCGAGGGCGACGCCACCGAGGCCCGAGGCACCGGCTCCGCCGAACTCACCCTCACCCTCCGCCTCGTCCCGGCCGCCGAGGGCACCACCCTCGCCTTCGCCGGCACGGCCACCGCCGACGGCCGCGTGAGTGAACTCCCGCCCGAGTCGGTGGCGTCGGCGATGACGCGACTGCTGGGGAGGTTCGCGGAGAACCTGGGGGCTGAGGCCGAGCGGGAGGACGGGCCGGAGCCGGAGCCGGCTCCTGAACCCGAAACGGCTGAAACGGCTGAAACGGCCGAACCCACAGGCGCGGCCGAACCCGCAGGCGCCACTGAAACCCCCGATGCCCCCGATGCCCCCGAGGCCTCCGAGGTTTCTGAGGTTTCTGAAGCCACTGACGCCTTCGAGGCCGAAGTGCCGCCGCCGGCGCCGGACCCCTTCGGTGAGGACGACTTCGTCGCCGGGGGTGAGCCGCCGGCCGAGGCCGCGCATGCGCGGCGGACGATGATCGGCCGCAGTGCGGAGGAGGTCGACCACGCCCCGCCACGCGGCCGGTACGCCCCGGTCCCGGCCCCCGAAACCGTCTCCGCGAGCGCCACCCTCCGCTGGGCGGCCCCGGCGGCGGCCCTCGTCGTCGCCTCCGCCATCATCGTGAGCCGCGCCCTGCGCAAACGCCGTTGA
- a CDS encoding alpha/beta hydrolase: MPDDDAAARDAAEEASAFSHPPVAPDATAPYGDHPDQVIDFYAPRPPDTGASADTGTGTGTGTGTGTVPEPGAGTGAGTGTGTGTGAGTGTDADAAPRTAPVIVVLHGGAWRAPYDRHHITPFADFLTRHGFAVANVEYRRGSSLPAQTGPTGTPAPLAGRWPETFDDIAAALDALPGLVRQALPQADPRRMVLTGHSAGGHLALWAAARHVLPADSPWRTPRPAPLRGVVALAPIADFEVAVKLDVCGGATTQLLRGQDKFTERRPHADPALLLPTGIATTLVQGRSDIVVPEAVAEAYADAAAKAGEVVGLTLLEDVGHFPLIDPAADACAVVVEEIAQLAW, from the coding sequence ATGCCGGACGACGACGCCGCAGCCCGCGATGCCGCCGAAGAGGCATCCGCCTTCTCACACCCACCGGTCGCCCCCGACGCCACCGCCCCCTACGGTGACCACCCCGACCAGGTGATCGACTTCTACGCCCCCCGCCCCCCTGACACGGGCGCGAGCGCGGACACAGGCACGGGCACAGGCACAGGCACAGGCACAGGCACGGTCCCCGAGCCCGGCGCAGGCACAGGCGCAGGCACAGGCACAGGCACAGGCACAGGCGCAGGCACAGGCACAGACGCAGACGCAGCCCCCCGCACCGCCCCCGTGATCGTCGTCCTGCACGGCGGCGCCTGGCGCGCCCCCTACGACCGCCACCACATCACCCCCTTCGCCGACTTCCTCACCCGTCACGGCTTCGCCGTGGCCAACGTCGAGTACAGAAGGGGCAGTTCACTCCCGGCCCAGACGGGCCCGACCGGCACCCCCGCCCCACTCGCGGGCCGCTGGCCGGAGACGTTCGACGACATCGCGGCCGCGCTGGACGCCCTGCCCGGCCTCGTACGCCAGGCCCTGCCCCAGGCAGACCCACGCCGCATGGTCCTCACGGGCCACTCCGCCGGCGGCCACCTCGCCCTCTGGGCCGCCGCCCGCCACGTACTCCCGGCCGACAGCCCGTGGCGCACGCCCCGCCCGGCCCCCCTCCGAGGCGTCGTCGCCCTGGCCCCCATCGCCGACTTCGAGGTGGCCGTGAAACTGGACGTCTGCGGCGGCGCCACCACCCAACTCCTGCGCGGCCAGGACAAGTTCACCGAACGCCGCCCCCACGCCGACCCGGCCCTCCTCCTCCCGACCGGCATCGCCACCACCCTCGTACAGGGCCGCTCCGACATCGTCGTCCCCGAGGCCGTCGCCGAGGCATACGCCGACGCCGCGGCCAAGGCGGGCGAGGTCGTGGGCCTGACCCTCCTGGAGGACGTGGGCCACTTCCCCCTGATCGACCCGGCGGCGGACGCCTGCGCGGTAGTGGTGGAGGAAATCGCGCAATTGGCCTGGTGA
- a CDS encoding DUF3151 domain-containing protein, whose amino-acid sequence MTIHENLLGGPPPTHLPDDPEPRELLANGTPPSDVAAKYPTSSLAWAQLADDAYERGSVVESYAYARTGYHRGLDALRRNGWKGHGPVPWEHEPNRGFLRALHALARAAGSIGEQEEYERCSQFLKDSSPTAAQTLS is encoded by the coding sequence ATGACGATTCACGAAAACCTCCTCGGCGGCCCACCCCCGACCCACCTCCCCGACGACCCGGAACCCCGCGAACTCCTCGCCAACGGCACACCCCCCTCCGACGTCGCCGCCAAGTACCCCACCTCCTCCCTCGCCTGGGCCCAACTCGCCGACGACGCCTACGAGCGCGGCAGCGTCGTGGAGTCGTACGCCTACGCCCGTACGGGCTACCACCGCGGCCTCGACGCCCTGCGCCGCAACGGCTGGAAGGGCCACGGCCCCGTCCCCTGGGAGCACGAGCCGAACCGCGGCTTCCTGCGCGCCCTGCACGCCCTCGCCCGCGCCGCGGGCTCGATCGGCGAGCAGGAGGAGTACGAGCGCTGCTCCCAGTTCCTGAAGGACTCCTCCCCGACGGCGGCGCAGACGCTCAGCTGA
- a CDS encoding kynureninase, translating into MSELDAERNDRELNGREPNDREPNDREPNDRESNDRESNDRESSGREPNDRESSGREPNGRELNVREPKGRELALEARQLDAADELAGLRTRFVLDDAVYLDGNSLGALPVSVPGRLADVVYREWGELRIRSWDESGWWTAPERIGDRIAPLVGAAPGQIVVGDSTSVNVFKALVAAVRMADPAGDGRRDEILVDATTFPTDGYIAESAARMTGRTLRPVTPAEVPAALSDRTAAVLLNHVDYRTGRLHDLPGLTAAAHRAGAHIVWDLCHSAGALPVGLDEHGVDLAVGCTYKYLNGGPGSPAYLYVRHDLQPHFDSPLPGWTSHAQPFAMHPSYEPATGAPRGRVGTPDILSMLALEAALDVWYGGSGGPTEGPGADTATTAGTGSRTGTGTRTGTGSGTGTRTGSGTGTGSGTGTGIGVTIESVRAKSLALTDFFLRCVSAYVPEGRVESLTPTAHAERGSQIALRCDDAGDVMKRLIHQGVIGDFRHPDVLRFGFTPLYVSFTDVEHAAWVLGETLGSPG; encoded by the coding sequence ATGTCTGAACTCGATGCCGAACGAAATGACCGCGAACTGAACGGCCGCGAACCGAACGACCGCGAACCGAACGACCGCGAACCGAACGACCGCGAATCGAACGACCGCGAATCGAACGACCGCGAATCGAGCGGCCGTGAACCGAACGACCGCGAATCGAGCGGCCGTGAACCGAATGGCCGAGAACTGAACGTCCGTGAACCGAAGGGCCGCGAACTTGCCCTTGAGGCAAGGCAGTTGGACGCGGCCGACGAACTGGCCGGACTGCGCACCCGCTTCGTCCTCGACGACGCCGTGTACCTCGACGGCAACTCCCTGGGCGCACTGCCGGTCTCGGTCCCCGGCCGGCTCGCGGATGTCGTGTACCGCGAGTGGGGCGAGCTGCGCATCCGTTCCTGGGACGAGAGCGGCTGGTGGACCGCGCCCGAGCGGATCGGCGACCGTATCGCTCCGCTGGTGGGCGCGGCGCCCGGCCAGATCGTGGTCGGCGACTCCACAAGTGTCAACGTGTTCAAGGCACTTGTGGCGGCGGTACGCATGGCGGACCCGGCGGGTGACGGCCGCCGCGACGAGATCCTGGTCGACGCGACGACGTTCCCCACGGACGGCTACATCGCCGAGTCCGCGGCCCGTATGACGGGCCGCACGCTGCGCCCGGTGACCCCCGCGGAGGTGCCGGCCGCCCTCAGCGACCGTACGGCCGCCGTACTCCTCAACCACGTCGACTACCGCACCGGCCGCCTCCACGACCTGCCCGGCCTGACCGCGGCGGCCCACCGGGCGGGCGCCCACATCGTCTGGGACCTCTGTCACAGCGCGGGTGCCCTCCCCGTCGGCCTCGACGAACACGGCGTCGACCTGGCCGTCGGCTGCACCTACAAATACCTCAACGGAGGCCCCGGCTCCCCGGCCTACCTCTACGTCCGCCACGACCTCCAGCCCCACTTCGACTCCCCCCTCCCCGGCTGGACCTCCCACGCCCAACCCTTCGCCATGCACCCGTCCTACGAGCCCGCCACGGGCGCACCACGAGGCCGCGTAGGCACACCTGACATCCTGTCAATGCTCGCTCTGGAGGCGGCACTTGACGTCTGGTACGGGGGGAGCGGAGGGCCGACCGAAGGACCGGGAGCCGACACCGCGACGACGGCGGGAACCGGAAGCAGGACTGGGACCGGAACCAGGACCGGGACCGGAAGCGGGACCGGAACCAGGACCGGAAGCGGGACCGGAACGGGAAGCGGAACCGGAACCGGAATCGGCGTGACGATCGAGTCGGTCCGCGCCAAGTCCCTCGCCCTCACGGACTTCTTCCTGCGCTGCGTATCGGCGTACGTCCCCGAAGGCCGCGTCGAGTCCCTCACCCCGACCGCCCACGCGGAACGCGGCAGCCAGATCGCCCTCCGCTGCGACGACGCCGGCGACGTCATGAAACGCCTCATCCACCAGGGCGTCATAGGCGACTTCCGCCACCCCGACGTCCTCCGCTTCGGCTTCACCCCCCTCTACGTCAGCTTCACGGACGTAGAGCATGCGGCATGGGTACTGGGAGAGACGTTGGGGTCACCGGGGTAA